DNA from Bradyrhizobium japonicum USDA 6:
GTCTCCGCAATTGTCCGTGCTTGATCTCGACGAATGGCTCTGTTTGGATGGTTGCCCTTCGGCAATTCGTATTTCGGATGGTCATGGCAAGCGAAATAGATGGTTACCGTCGTTCGTTGGGTGCTCGTTCATCGGAAAGCGCCGTGACTGTCCACCGCACGGGCATCGGGAATCGACTATTGGAGGCGTTGCCGCCGGCGGATCTCGGTTTGCTCACGCCCTACTTCCAGAAGGTCTCGTTCGAACCCGATGCCATCCTGGTGCGGTCGGGCGATGAGCTCGACCCGGTTTGTTTTCCCCATAGCGGCGCCATCGCCTTCATGCTCGATATGCCGGACGGGCAAACGGTCGCAACCACCTTGATGGGACGGGAAGGCGCCTTGGCCTCGTTCTCCGTGCTCGGCCCGTCGCTGTCATCCGTGACCGCGATTGCCCGCATCGCCGGCACGGCATCGCTGATTTCCGCCGCCAAGTTTCGCGCGGCCTTTGCGCAAAGCGCCGCCATCAGGAACGTCGTGCAAGTCCACGCCCGCGCGGTGTTGTTGCAGCTCCAGCACGTGGCCGCCTGCAACGCGCTGCACCGGGTGGATGGCCGCATGGCGCGGTGGCTCCTGCAGCTTCACGACCGCGTTCCCGATGACCGGCTTCCGGTGACGCACGAGGCGCTTGCGCAATTGCTTGGGGTGCGGCGGACGACAGTGACCCTGACGATGAGCAAGCTGCGCGATGCCGGCGCCGTCCCGTCCGACCGGCGCGGGTTCGTCGAGATCCATCGGGCGCGGCTCGAGAAGGTCGCATGCGATTGCTATGCGCTCATGCAGCGCAAGATCGACCAGATGTATTGCCAGGAATTGGCGGCGCCGCAGCCTGTCGATCCGCCGTCCCGCGAAAGCGCCATCGTCGCCGGTGGCGAATCCAGAGCCGCTTCGCGGGCGGGAAAATAGGCGATCGGGACTGACCGTCGCGATGCCCGCCTGGGTCACAAGCGGCAGCCCGCTTAACGTCCAGAAGATGTCCGCCTGGGCGGGGACAAGCGGATATCGCTTCTTCGAGTTGACGCCTCAGCCCTTGCTCATCGCTGCGATCGCGTCCGCGATCTCGATCGTGCGCCGCGCCATGTCGGCGTGCAGACGCTCCACCATTGCACCATCGAGCCGGATCGCGCCGCGCGAGACGTTCTCAGGCAGCTCGAACGCTGCGATGATCTTTCGCGCGCGCGCGACTTCCTCTTCGGGCGGCGTGAAGATCGCGTTGCAGGCCTCGATCTGCGATGGATGGATCAGCGTCTTGCCATCGAAGCCGAGGTCGCGGCCCTGTGCGCATTCGGTGGCAAAGCCGTCGGAGTTCGCGATGTCGCTATAGGGACCGTCGAGGATCTCGAGGCCATGGGCGCGCGTCGCCAGGATGCAATGGGTGATCATCGGGATCATCGCCGCGCGGCCCGGCAACATCTTGATGCGCGTCTCGCGTGAGATGTCGTTCGGGCCGAACACGAAACCGGAGAGGCGCGTCTTGGGATCGCGGCCCGCGGCGGCCAGCTCCTCGGCATGCAGCACGGCGCGCGCGGTCTCGATCATCGCCCAGACCTTCACCGTCGGCGCGGCGCCGAGCTCGGCAAGGCGAGCGCCGATCGCCTTGAGATCCTCGATGCTTGAAACTTTTGGAACCAGAATGCCGTCAGGCGAGGCCTTGGCGGCCATCGCGACGTCATCGGCCCACCAGGACGTGTCGAGGCCGTTGGTCCGGATCAAAATCTCGCGCTTGCCGAACCCCTTGTCCGCGATCGCAGCGGCGATGCCGTCACGCGCCACCCCCTTGAGGTCGGGGGCGACGGAATCTTCCAGATCGAGGATCAGGCCGTCGGCGGCGAGATTTCGCGCCTTTTCCAGCGCGCGGGGGTTGGAGCCGGGCATGAACAGATGGCTGCGGCGCGGGCGGGTCATGCGAGCATTCCTTCCAGTTTCCTCAGGTGTATTCTGGAGCATGATCCCGGAAAAGTGTGCGGAGATTTTCCGAAAGGATCATGCTCAAACAACAAGCCAAGCCGATAGCACCTGGCCTGCCTATTCGAAAGGCTTGTTCGCCCCTCTGGTCTATGGTTAGGCATAGGCCATGATCACATTCCCGAAGCATTTGCTGGAAGGCTACAAGGCCTTCGCCACCCAGCGGCTGCCGACCGAGCAGAGCCGCTATCGCGAGCTGTCGGTGAAGGGGCAGTTCCCGGAAGTGATGGTGATCGGCTGCTGCGACAGCCGCGTCTCGCCCGAGGTGATCTTCGACGTCGGCCCGGGCGAACTGTTCGTGGTCCGCAACATCGCCAATCTGGTGCCGGTGTATCAGCCCGACGGCAATGCGCACGGCGTCTCCGCGGCGCTGGAATATGCCGTGACGGTGCTGAAGGTGAAGCACATCGTCGTGCTCGGGCACGCGCAATGCGGCGGCATCCGCGCCTTCGTCGACAAGATCGAGCCGCTCACGCCGGGCGACTTCATCGGCAAATGGATGCAGATGTTCATCAAGCCGGGCGAAGTGGTCGAGCAGCGCGACCACGAGACCATGGCGCAGTTCGTCGAGCGCATCGAGAAGGCCGCCGTGTTCCGCAGCCTGGAGAACCTGATGACGTTTCCGTTCGTGCAGAAGGCGGTGGACTCAGGCCAGATGCAGACCCACGGCGCCTATTTCGGCGTCGCGGAGGGATCGCTGTTCGTGCTGGACAAGGTCGCGAAGGAATTCAAGAACGCACGCGGTGCGGCGTAAGTCGCTCTTGTAGGGTGGGCAAAGGCGCAACGCGCCGTGCCCACCATCTTTCCCGATCGAGACCTTGGTGGGCACGCTTCGCTTTGCCCACCCTACGAGATCCCCGCCGTTACGCCGCCTTCTTCTTCGCGCTGATCAGCTTGCGGTTGATCAGCACTTCCGCGATCTGGATGGCGTTGAGCGCGGCACCCTTGCGCAGATTGTCGGACACGCACCACAGCACGAGGCCGTTCTCCACCGTCGCGTCCTCGCGGATGCGGCTGATATAGGTGGCGTCCTCGCCGGCGGCTTCATACGGCGTGGCGTAGCCACCGGGCTCCTGCTTGTCGATGACGAGGCAGCCCGGCGCCTTGCGCAGGATGTCGCGTGCCTCGTCCGCCGTGATCGGATTCTCGAACTCGATGTTGACGGCCTCGGAGTGGCCGACGAACACCGGCACGCGCACGCAGGTCGCGGAGAGCTTGATCTTGGGATCAAGGATCTTCTTGGTCTCCGCCATCATCTTCCACTCTTCCTTGGTGTAGCCGTCCTCCATGAAGACGTCGATGTGGGGGATGACATTGAAGGCGATGCGCTTGGGGAATTTCTTCGCGATCAGCTCGTCATTGGTGTAGACGGCCTTGGTCTGCGAGAACAATTCGTCCATCGCATCCTTGCCGGCGCCCGATACCGATTGATAGGTCGAGACCACGACGCGCTTGATCGACGCCTTGTCGTGCAGCGGCTTCAGCGCGACCACGAGCTGCGCGGTCGAGCAGTTCGGGTTGGCGATGATGTTCTTCTTCTTGAAGCCTTCGGTCGCGGCCGCGTTCACTTCGGGCACGATCAGCGGCACGTCCGGGTCCATGCGCCAGGCCGAGGAGTTGTCGATCACGACCGCGCCGGCGGCGCCGATCTTCGGCGACCATTCCTTCGACACCGAGCCTCCCGCCGACATCAGGCAGATGTCGACGTCGGAGAAGTCGTAGTGCTCGAGCGCTTTGACCTTCAGGGTGTGGTCGCCATAGGAGACCTCGACGCCGACGCTGCGGCGTGACGCCAATGCCACCACTTCGTCCGCGGGGAATTTGCGCTCATCGAGGATGTTGAGCATTTCCCGTCCGACATTGCCGGTCGCGCCGACGACTGCGACTTTGTAACCCATCGTTCACTCTCCGATGAAAAAGCCCGTTCCTGAAGCTGACGCTTAAACAGGAAGAGCAGCGCTTCTATGCGAGAACCGGCCTCAAGACAACGTTGGACCATGCCTGAAGGCCGTGGATGCAGTCGCCAGAGGCCAGCACGGCCGCCACCCCTACCCAGATCCATCTGGCGCTCGCAGCCCTCGCCGACGAAGTCGTCGGCACGCTGGCGCGCCTGTTCGCCTATGTGGGGGCGCTGGTCCTGTTTGCCATCCTCGCCCTCGCCGCGCTCGACCAGCTGCCCAGCCTGCGCGACGATGAGCCCGTGGAGAAGCCGGGGTGGAGCGTGGCCGACCGCTCGCAACCGGCCTTCGCCCTCAGCCGACTCGATTCGTCAGAAAAAACAGCCTCTTACGTCATTCTCAGGCATCCCGAAGGCGGCCGCCGGGACGTGATGCGCTGGACCGGCGAGGCGGACAAGCCCGTGGCGGAGCTCGAGATCTACCGGGAAGGCGGTGAATTCGACGTGGCCCTCCCGGCGACAGCGGACCTGGCGGTCCACATGGGCCTGGGTGACGCAACGCTGCTCGAGCAGGCCGGCCTGATCGACACGAAATTCGGTCCCGTCGCCCTGTTCCGGCCCACCGGCACGGCGGAGGGCACGCGGGCGTGCCTAGGCTACCTCAAGCGCAGCGAGGAGCCGGCGCTCCAGATCTCCGGCTTCTCCTGCCAGGGCGACACCCTGCCCGCCCGACGCGCGGCGATCGCCTGCACGCTGAACCGGCTGACGCTCCTGACCTCGGGCAACGAGCCGAAGCTGGCGGAATTGTTCGCCCATGCGGAGCTGAAGCGCCGCTCCTGCGCTCCCCAGGGTTCGTCGGACTGGCTGCTGGGCGCGGCGAACGCGCAATTGCGCGGGGCGCTTTGACCGGCATCAAGCTCAAGTGGCTGGTATTGATGCAACTTTTGCCAGCGCGCACGATTATTCCGGGCTGGTGTGACCCAATAGACCTAGTTGCGGCCGCCCCAGCCGGGTTAGTATGGAGATGAAATCGATTGGCGGCTTGCCGCCTGAAGGGGACGTGATGAGCTCGAATTTCTCCGCCGCGAACAAACTGGCGATGTGGCTTGCGGCCGGCGCCGTCGTTGCCATGTCCTCAGCCCTCGCGACACCCGCCTCGGCCGACACCAAGAAGCAGCGTTACGACAACAGCCGTCCCTATTACGGCCCGAGCGGCCCGAACGCGGTCTATCAGCAGGGCCGCACCCGCCTTTATGTGAGCAAGCGCTCCTGGCTCGACGGCGGCACCGAGGTCAATCCGGGCGACCGCAAGTTCTCCGATTACGCTTTTCCGCCGGCGATCGGCTATCCGACCTTCGCCCGCGAGAACAACAACCGCCCGATCGATCGCCAGCCGCTGAGCACGCCGGCCGACGTCGGCGGCTACCCAAGGAATTTCCCGCTGTACTGAGCGGAATGATCGACCGAATCAAAATGGCCGGGCTCGCGCCCGGCCATTTTTGTTTGCGAGAGATACGTCCGCTTCAGGCGTTGGCTGCCGGATCGTAGCGCCTGCAAAATTCTTCGATCGCCTCGGAGCGGAAATCGCCCAGGCGCTCGAAGATCAGCTCGTCCGGCCAATCCCACCAGGCAATGCGGCGCAGGCTTTCGGCCACCGAATCGTCAAAGCGCCTGCGGATGGCTCGCGCGGGAACGCCGCCGACGATTGTGTAGGGCGCGACATCGCGGCTGACGACCGCGCCCGCTGCAATCACCGCGCCGTCGCCGACCGTGACGCCCGGCAGCAGGATCGCGGCGTGCCCGATCCAGACGTCATTGCCGACGATGACGCGATCTCCGCGACGATCCGCAAAGAAGTCGCGGTCACGCGTCGCACTTGCCTCGTAATATTCCGGGACATAGGTGAAGCGATGCTGGGACGGACGGCCCATCGGATGATTGGGCGCGCCGATCCGCACCGAATTGGCGATTGCGGTGAATTTTCCGATCACCGCGTCGGCGACCTCGCAATTCTCGCCGAGATAGGAGTAGTCGCCGAGCTCGGCATATTCGATGCGGGTGTTGGCGAGGATTTCGCAGCGGCGCCCGATCCGTGCTTCGCGCTGGCGCACCGTTTCATGGATGATGGTTTCCGCGATCTTGGGGCGGGGCGAGGCATCCATGAGGTGGCTCCGATGAAGACGTCAGCGCCGTAGGGTGGGCAAAGGCGCGAAGCGCCGTGCCCACCCTCTTTCGGCAATCGCGATAGAAGAGGTGGGCACGCTATCGCTTTGCCCACCCTACGATTGCGGTGCTTGCCGCTTACGCGTGCAGCTTCTGCAATTCCTTCAGGATCGCTTCGCCCATCTGCGTGGTCGAGGCGGCCGTGGTGCCTTCCGACTTGATGTCGGCGGTGCGCAGGCCGCTCGCCAGCACGGCGGCGATCGCGGCATCGACCTTGTCGGCGAGCGCGCCCATGTCGAAGGAGTAGCGCAGCGCCATGCCGAAGGACGAGATCATCGCGATGGGATTGGCGAGGCCCTTGCCGGCGATGTCAGGCGCCGAACCGTGCACGGGCTCGTACAGCGCCTTGCGCTTCTTGCTCTTCACGTCGACCTCGCCGAGCGAGGCCGAGGGCAGCATGCCGAGCGACCCCGTCAGCATTGCCGCGATGTCGGACAGCATGTCGCCGAACAGATTGTCGGTGACGATGACGTCGAACTGCTTCGGCGCCTTCACCAGCATCATGCCGCCGGAATCGGCGAGCTGATGCTCGAGCGTCACGTCAGGATATTCGCGCTTGTGGACCGCCGTCATGACCTCGTTCCAGAGCACGCCCGACTTCATGACGTTGCGCTTCTCCATCGACGTCACCTTGTTCTTGCGCTTCCTGGCAAGCTCGAAGGCGACGCGGCCGATGCGCTCGATTTCATAGGTGTCGTAGACCTGGGTATCGACGGCCCGCTTCTGGCCGTTGCCGAGATCGGTGATGGTCTTGGGCTCGCCGAAATAGACGCCGCCGGTGAGTTCGCGCACGATGACGATGTCGAGGCCCTCGACCGCCTCGCGCTTCAGGCTCGAGGCATCGGCCAGCGCCGGATAGCAGACGGCGGGACGGAGGTTGGCGAACAAAGCGAGATCCTTGCGCAGGCGGA
Protein-coding regions in this window:
- a CDS encoding Crp/Fnr family transcriptional regulator, which codes for MTVHRTGIGNRLLEALPPADLGLLTPYFQKVSFEPDAILVRSGDELDPVCFPHSGAIAFMLDMPDGQTVATTLMGREGALASFSVLGPSLSSVTAIARIAGTASLISAAKFRAAFAQSAAIRNVVQVHARAVLLQLQHVAACNALHRVDGRMARWLLQLHDRVPDDRLPVTHEALAQLLGVRRTTVTLTMSKLRDAGAVPSDRRGFVEIHRARLEKVACDCYALMQRKIDQMYCQELAAPQPVDPPSRESAIVAGGESRAASRAGK
- a CDS encoding HpcH/HpaI aldolase/citrate lyase family protein — protein: MTRPRRSHLFMPGSNPRALEKARNLAADGLILDLEDSVAPDLKGVARDGIAAAIADKGFGKREILIRTNGLDTSWWADDVAMAAKASPDGILVPKVSSIEDLKAIGARLAELGAAPTVKVWAMIETARAVLHAEELAAAGRDPKTRLSGFVFGPNDISRETRIKMLPGRAAMIPMITHCILATRAHGLEILDGPYSDIANSDGFATECAQGRDLGFDGKTLIHPSQIEACNAIFTPPEEEVARARKIIAAFELPENVSRGAIRLDGAMVERLHADMARRTIEIADAIAAMSKG
- a CDS encoding carbonic anhydrase yields the protein MITFPKHLLEGYKAFATQRLPTEQSRYRELSVKGQFPEVMVIGCCDSRVSPEVIFDVGPGELFVVRNIANLVPVYQPDGNAHGVSAALEYAVTVLKVKHIVVLGHAQCGGIRAFVDKIEPLTPGDFIGKWMQMFIKPGEVVEQRDHETMAQFVERIEKAAVFRSLENLMTFPFVQKAVDSGQMQTHGAYFGVAEGSLFVLDKVAKEFKNARGAA
- a CDS encoding aspartate-semialdehyde dehydrogenase, with amino-acid sequence MGYKVAVVGATGNVGREMLNILDERKFPADEVVALASRRSVGVEVSYGDHTLKVKALEHYDFSDVDICLMSAGGSVSKEWSPKIGAAGAVVIDNSSAWRMDPDVPLIVPEVNAAATEGFKKKNIIANPNCSTAQLVVALKPLHDKASIKRVVVSTYQSVSGAGKDAMDELFSQTKAVYTNDELIAKKFPKRIAFNVIPHIDVFMEDGYTKEEWKMMAETKKILDPKIKLSATCVRVPVFVGHSEAVNIEFENPITADEARDILRKAPGCLVIDKQEPGGYATPYEAAGEDATYISRIREDATVENGLVLWCVSDNLRKGAALNAIQIAEVLINRKLISAKKKAA
- a CDS encoding DapH/DapD/GlmU-related protein; this encodes MDASPRPKIAETIIHETVRQREARIGRRCEILANTRIEYAELGDYSYLGENCEVADAVIGKFTAIANSVRIGAPNHPMGRPSQHRFTYVPEYYEASATRDRDFFADRRGDRVIVGNDVWIGHAAILLPGVTVGDGAVIAAGAVVSRDVAPYTIVGGVPARAIRRRFDDSVAESLRRIAWWDWPDELIFERLGDFRSEAIEEFCRRYDPAANA
- the leuB gene encoding 3-isopropylmalate dehydrogenase; amino-acid sequence: MATHKLLLLPGDGIGPEVMGEVKRLIDWLNSAGIAKFETDTGLVGGSAYDAHKVSISEGDMAKALAADAIIFGAVGGPKWDAVPYEVRPEAGLLRLRKDLALFANLRPAVCYPALADASSLKREAVEGLDIVIVRELTGGVYFGEPKTITDLGNGQKRAVDTQVYDTYEIERIGRVAFELARKRKNKVTSMEKRNVMKSGVLWNEVMTAVHKREYPDVTLEHQLADSGGMMLVKAPKQFDVIVTDNLFGDMLSDIAAMLTGSLGMLPSASLGEVDVKSKKRKALYEPVHGSAPDIAGKGLANPIAMISSFGMALRYSFDMGALADKVDAAIAAVLASGLRTADIKSEGTTAASTTQMGEAILKELQKLHA